One Gemmatimonadales bacterium genomic window, CGCGGGCGCCATCAGCGACCGCCTTGACCCGCCCATGATACCGATAGCCCGCCCGGTCGAAGACCACTTTGGCAATGCCCGCAGCCTTGGCCTTGGCGGCGAGCAGCTTGCCGGTCGCCTTGGCCTTGGCCACCTTGCCGGTGCCCTCGAGCTCGATCCCTTCGCTGCCGTCGCTGGTACCGAGCAGCACCACGCCGCGGGCATCGTCGACCAGCTGCGCATAGATATGCTTGAGCGACCGGAAGACGACCAGGCGCGGACGCTCCGCATCGCCGGCGACCTTCTTGCGCACCCGCAGGTGGCGGCGGTAGCGCCGCTCTTCGCGGGTCTTCGGTGCGTGAATCGGACGCATCGGTTACTTCGCTCCTGTCTTGCCGGCCTTACGCCGGACCCGCTCACCCTGATACCGCACACCCTTGCCCTTGTAGGGCTCGGGCGGGCGAATCGCCCGGATCTCCGAAGCCACCTGGCCCACCAGCTCTTTGCTGGGGCCGGTGATCCGGACTACGGTGTTGTTTTCGACCGCGACCTTGATCGACGACGGCGCGGCATAGACGACCTGGTGCGAGAAACCGAGGCTCAGCTTGAGCCCGGTTGCCACGACCTCTGCCTTGTAGCCGACGCCCTGGATCTCGAGCACCCGCTCGAAGCCTTTCGAGACGCCCTCGACCATGTTGGCCACCAGGGTGCGCGAGAGACCGTGGAGCGCTTT contains:
- the rplR gene encoding 50S ribosomal protein L18, with translation MRPIHAPKTREERRYRRHLRVRKKVAGDAERPRLVVFRSLKHIYAQLVDDARGVVLLGTSDGSEGIELEGTGKVAKAKATGKLLAAKAKAAGIAKVVFDRAGYRYHGRVKAVADGAREGGLEF
- the rplF gene encoding 50S ribosomal protein L6; amino-acid sequence: MSRIGRRPISVPKDVTVTIKGGTVAVKGPKGELSRELPRDITASLDNGVLTVVRPSDQEHHKALHGLSRTLVANMVEGVSKGFERVLEIQGVGYKAEVVATGLKLSLGFSHQVVYAAPSSIKVAVENNTVVRITGPSKELVGQVASEIRAIRPPEPYKGKGVRYQGERVRRKAGKTGAK